The DNA window CGGCCTGTACCAGCGGATCATCACCGCTGGCACCTTCCCGGTGCCGTCGATGCGGGTCGCCGAAGCGGCCAAGGTGGTGGAGAACATCCAGCGCGACGTCAACATCGCGCTGGTCAACGAGCTGGCATTGATCTTCGACCGCCTCGGCATCGACACCCAGGATGTGCTCGACGCGGCAGGCAGCAAATGGAATTTCCTGCCGTTCCGTCCGGGGCTGGTGGGAGGCCACTGCATCGGCGTGGACCCGTACTACCTGTTGCACAAGTCCGAAAGCGTGGGCTACCACCCCGACCTCATCCATACCGCGCGGCAGGTCAACAACCGGGTGGGCGAACATGTGGCCAATCGTGTGTTGGCGATGCTGGCCGAACGCGGTCGCTCACCGGCGCACTCGCGCATCCTGGTGCTGGGCGTGACCTTCAAGGAGGACTGCCCGGACCTGCGCAACAGTCGCGCGCTGGAACTGGCCCAGCGGCTGGCCGACGGCGGCGCGCAGGTGGACGTCAGCGATCCGTGGGTGGGGCCGGCCGCACTGGCGGACGAGGGTGTGAACTGGCTGGCTGAGCCGACGGCGGGGAGCTACGACGCAGTGGTGCTGGCGGTGGCTCATGAGAGCTTCAAGGCGATGGACGATGCCCATATCCGCAGCCTGCTGGCGCCCGGTGGACTGGTCTACGACGTGAAGTCTGCCTGGCCGCGCAGCGTGGTCGACGATCGCCTGTAGGTGCTTGCGCGGTAGACTCGGGGGCAGTTGCAACCGAGGAACGCCATGCACCGGTATATCGTCTACCTGCTCGCCATCCTGATGTTTCCGATCTGCCTGTGGCTGGCCACGATCTGGCCGGCCTGGTATTGGGGCGTCGGCCTAACAGCTGCGATGGTGGCGCTGGGGACCTGGGACCTGCTGCAGAAGCGCAGCACCCTGCGCCGCAATTATCCGGTGATGGCGCACTTCCGCTACGGCTTGGAATCCATCGGCCCGGAGATCCGCCAGTACTTCGTGCAGAGCGATCTGGAAGATGTGCCGTTCTCGCGGCAGCAGCGCGCGCTGATCTACCAGCGTGCCAAGAACCAGATGGATACGGTGCCCTTCGGCACCCTGCGCAGCACCTATGCGGTGGACTACGAATGGATCAACCATTCACTGGCGCCGACCACCATCGCCAAGCACGATTTCCGCGTGCTGATCGGCGCGAACTGTGCCAAACCCTATTCGGCCAGCGTGTTCAACATCTCGGCGATGAGTTTCGGCTCGCTGTCGGCCAACGCGATCCGCGCGTTGAACGAAGGCGCGCGCCGCGGTGGCTTCTACCACGACACCGGCGAAGGCTCGATTTCACCGTATCACCGTGAGATGGGCGGCGACCTGGTCTGGGAGATCGGCTCGGGCTACTTCGGTTGCCGTGACGAGAAGGGCGGCTTCAGCGAGGAACGCTTCGCCATCAACGCCGCGCTCGAGCAGGTCAAGATGATCGAGATCAAGCTGTCGCAGGGCGCCAAGCCGGGCCACGGCGGCGTGCTGCCGGCGCCGAAGGTGACGGCCGAGATCTCGGTGACGCGTGGCGTGCCGATGGGCGTGGACTGTGTTTCTCCGTCACGCCATTCGGCGTTCTCCACACCGGTTGAACTGCTGCAATTCGTCGTCCGCCTGCGCGAGTTGTCCGGTGGCAAGCCGGTCGGCTTCAAGCTGGCCATCGGCCACCCGTGGGAATGGTTCGGCATCGCCAAGGCGATGCACGAGACCAGTCTGCTGCCTGACTTCATCGTCGTCGATGGCGCCGAAGGCGGCACCGGTGCGGCACCCGCCGAGTTCGTCGATCACGTGGGTGTGCCGATGCACGAGGCGTTGCTGCTGGTGCACAACACCCTGGTTGGCCTGGACCTGCGCGAGCACATCCGTATCGGCGCGGCCGGCAAGATAACCAGCGCGTTCGATATCGCCCGCACCATTGCGATGGGTGCTGACTGGTGCAATGCAGGGCGCGGTTTCATGTTCGCGCTGGGCTGCATCCAGTCGCTCAGCTGCCATACCGGCAAGTGCCCGACCGGCATCGCTACCCAGGATCCGGCGCGCTGGAAGCATCTGGATGCACCGGACAAGGCTACGCGCGTGTACAGCTTCCACGAGCACACCCTGCATGCGCTGAAGGAGCTGCTGTGTGCGGCAGGCTTGAATGATCCGGCCGAGCTTGGCCCGGAACACATCCTGCGCCGGGTGTCGCCGGTCGAGATCCGTTCGCTGGCTTCGTTGTACCGCTACCTGGAGCCGGGCGAGCTGCTGCACAAGGTGCCCGACCACGCGGTGTTCCATTCGTTCTGGGCCGATGCGCGCAGTGATTCCTTCCAGCCGCCGCCGAAGATCCAGGCGCTGCGGGCCAGCAAGTCGCGATGATCGCGTAGTAGAGCCGAGCCGGTGCTCGGCTGTACGAAAGCCAGAAACATACGGAGGCTGCATGCAGTTCAGGACCGGCACCAACGATGATGTAAGCACGCTGTGGGCCCTGCGAACGCGCTGCGTACGTGAGCTGTGCAGCAGCCACTATCCGCCAGAGGTGATCGCGCCGTGGTCGGCATCGCCACCGCCGGTGCAGTATTCGCGGCTGCTGGGGCAGGGTGGCTGTGTCGTCGCCGAGGATGATCGGGGCGAGGTGCTGGGTTTCGGTGTGCTCGATGCCGAGGGCAACGAGATCGACGCGCTGTTCGTCGATCCGGCTCAGGGCGGGCAGGGGATTGGCCAGGCGCTGATGCAGCGGTTGCTGGCCCTGGCCGATCCAATGCGCGAGGTGGTGTTGTCGGCCTCGCTCAATGCCGTGCCGTTCTACCAGCGGCAGGGCTTCGTTGCCGAACGCGAGGAACTGTATCCGCATCCCAGTGGCGTGGCATTGGCTTCGGTGAAAATGCGCCGGCCAGCCTGATGTGCCCGGCGCTACCGCACGTTGATCAACGCGTGGCCAACCACGCCGTTACGCCCTCTGCCGCGCGCCGTCCGCTGGCATAGCACGCCGTCAACAGGTAGCCACCGGTCGGGGCTTCCCAGTCCAGCATCTCTCCCGCGCAGAACACGCCCGGCACGGCACGCAGCATCAATCCATCGGTCAGCGCATCCAGGCGCACGCCACCGGCCGTGCTGATCACCTCGGCCATCGGTCGCGGGCGCAGCAGGCGCAACGGCAGGCGCTTCAATGTGGTGACTACGGCGGACAGATCGTTGCCGGCATCCTTGCCCAGCGTTTCGAATACCAGTGCGGTCTTCACGGCGTCCAGCCCAGCCTGGCGGCGCAGGTGCTCGCCGAAGCTGCGGCCCTTGCGCGGCTGCGAGAGATCGGCCTGCAGGCGTGCCTCGTCGCGGCCCGGAACCAGGTCCAGCCACAAAGTGGCGTGGCCGTCGCGGTTGATGGTGTCGCGCAGGTCGGCCGACAGGGCGTAGATCAGGCTGCCTTCGATACCGTACTCGCTGGCCACGCATTCTCCCTGCAGCGAGCGGGGCTCACCGTCCAGGCCATGCCAATGTGCGACAACCGGCTTCAGCGGCGCGCCCGCATGGCGCTGTGCGAAGAACGGTGTCCACGCCACGTCGAATCCGCAGTTGGCCGATTGCAGCGGCGCGACATCCACGGCGCGGGCCTGCAATACCGGAACCCATGCGCCGTCGCTGCCGAGCTGCGGCCAGCTTCCGCCACCCAGCGCCAACACGGTCGCGTCGGCGCGCACGTCCAGCACACCCGTCTCGGTGGCAAAGCGCAGTGCGCCGTCTTCGCTCCAGCCCAGCCAGCGATGGTTGACGTGCAGGCGCACGCCCTGTTCCTTCAGCCGGCGAACCCAGCCGCGCAGCAGCGGTGCGGCCTTGCGGTCAACCGGGAACACGCGGCCGGAACTGCCGACGTAGGTTTCCACGCCGAAGCCTGCTGCCCAGTCGCGCAGCGCCTGTGCGTCGAAGCCGTCCAGCCATTGGCCGACGCTGGCGGCCTGCTCGCGGTAGCGGCTGTCGAACAGCGGACGCGGGTCGGAATGGGTGAGGTTGAGCCCACCCTTGCCTGCGATCAGGAACTTGCGGCCCGGCGAGCCCTTGGCCTCGTACAGATCAACGTCGATCCCAGCCGCGCGCAGCCTCTCAGCGGCAAACAACCCCGCCGGGCCGCCGCCGATGACGGCGACGCGGCGCGGCGGGCGTACTTCACTGCTGGACATTGAGCAGCTCGACATCGAACACCAGCGATGAACCCGCCGGGATCGGGCCGACCTGGCGGTCGCCATAGCCGAATTCCGGCGGAATCATCAGCGTGCGCTTGCCTCCGACCTTCATGCCGGCCACGCCTTCATCCCAACCGCGGATGACCTGGCCGGCGCCCAGCGTGAAGGTGAACGGCTCGCCGCGTTCGACCGAACTGTCGAAGGTCTTGCCGTGCTTGTTGTCGGCGCGCTCGTCGTAGATCCAGCCGGTGTAATGCACGCTGACCTTCTGGCCCGGCACGGCCTCGGCGCCGGTGCCGGGCTGGGTATCGATGCGCTCGAAAGCGGCGATGGTGCCTCCCGGGGGCGGGCCAGGCGGTTCCGACGAGCAACCAACGGCGGCGAGGGACAGCAGCAGGGGAAGCAGCAGGCGGCGCATCGGCGTCTCCGTTGGTGATGAGTCAAGGGCGGCAAGGTTAGCGCATCGGCGCCGGGTATCATGGGCACATGGCAAAACTCCTGCTCAATCTGCGCAATGTCGGCAACGACGAATATGCCGATGTCTGCACGCTGCTCGACCAGCATGGCATCGCCTGGTACCGCACCGAACCCAGCCCCTGGGGCATCTCCAATGGTGGCCTGTGGCTGCGCGAGGATACCGACCAGCCGCGTGCCAAGGCGCTGATGGCCGAGTACCAGGCGGCCCGCGGCGTACGGGTACGCGCCGAGCGCGAGCAGGCCCTGCGCGATGGTACTGCCGAGACCTTTGGCAGCCTGTTCCGGCGTCGCCCTGGGTTCGTGGTGCTGGTGCTGCTGGGGATGGCGGTGGCGGCGGCATTGGTGCTGTTGCCGTTCATGCTGCTGCGGGGGTAGGGGTGTTCGGCCGGGTTGCACCCGGCACCCGCAGAGGCATTCAAGCAACATCACAAGCGGCTTTCCGTGGGATGGCGGGGCAGTGTGGGCTTGCGGGGCCGCCGTGAACCCGTCCATGGGGGCTTGGTCGCCGCATCCATGCGGCTCACACCCCGCAAACCCACACTGCCCCGCCTTCGACAGTTTCCGGCGTCTGTAGATCCACGCCATGCGTGGATGAACGGTGGAGGCTGATACGGGGGCGGTCAGGCGGTAAAATGGCGGGATGATCGCCAATACCGCTGCTTATCATTTCGCCGTCATCGACGCTCCGCAGGCCCTGTGTGACCAGCTGCAGGCGCGTGCCGAGGCGTCCGGCCTGCAGGGCACGATCCTGGTGGCGGGCGAGGGGCTGAACCTGTTCCTGGCGGGGGCACCGTCTGCTATCGATGGCTTCTACGCGGAACTGCGTGCAGATGCGCGCTTCGCCGACATGCGGGTCAAGACCAGCTTCAGCGAGCACCAGCCGTTCGCGCGGCTGAAGGCCAAGGTCAAGGACGAGATCATCAGCTTCCGCCGGGACGATGGCCAGCCGCTGGACTACCCGCGCGCGCCGGCGATCGATCCCGCCACCGTGCAGCGCTGGCTGCGGCAGGGGCACGATGATGCCGGCAAGCCGGTAGTGATGCTCGATACGCGCAATCTGCAGGAGATCGAGTACGGCACCTTCAAGGATGCGCTGGTTCTGCCCATCCACAAGTTCACCGATCTGCCTGAAGCACTGGCGCCTCATCGCGAGGCACTGAAGGACAGCACTGTGGTCAGTTTCTGCACCGGCGGCATCCGTTGCGAGAAGGCAGCGCTGTGGATGCTCAACGACGGCATGGACAACGTGCTGCAGCTCGATGGTGGCATCCTCGGCTACTTCGAGGAAGTGGGCGGCGAGGGCTACGAAGGCCGCTGTTTCGTGTTCGACGAACGCGTGGCGCTGGATGCCGAACTGAAGCCGCTGGTGGACGAACCGCTGGCTGCGCCGCGCCCCAGCGCGTTCTGACCCGCCTTGTGTAGAGCCGAGCCCACGCTCGGCTGCTGTGCACCGGGGAAATGCAGCCGA is part of the Stenotrophomonas lactitubi genome and encodes:
- a CDS encoding nucleotide sugar dehydrogenase, with protein sequence MSAPIGAAQMPSPAIIGLGYVGLPLAVAFGRQLPTLGYDIDAARIAELAGGQDHTLEMEPDELASASLLRYSSDPAQLDACNVYIVTVPTPIDAYEQPDLEPLRSATRLIASHLRAGDLVIYESTVYPGTTEEVCVPLLEQGSGLRFNEDFYCGYSPERVSPGDRQRRLADIRKITSGSTPQVAAVVDGLYQRIITAGTFPVPSMRVAEAAKVVENIQRDVNIALVNELALIFDRLGIDTQDVLDAAGSKWNFLPFRPGLVGGHCIGVDPYYLLHKSESVGYHPDLIHTARQVNNRVGEHVANRVLAMLAERGRSPAHSRILVLGVTFKEDCPDLRNSRALELAQRLADGGAQVDVSDPWVGPAALADEGVNWLAEPTAGSYDAVVLAVAHESFKAMDDAHIRSLLAPGGLVYDVKSAWPRSVVDDRL
- a CDS encoding FMN-binding glutamate synthase family protein — protein: MHRYIVYLLAILMFPICLWLATIWPAWYWGVGLTAAMVALGTWDLLQKRSTLRRNYPVMAHFRYGLESIGPEIRQYFVQSDLEDVPFSRQQRALIYQRAKNQMDTVPFGTLRSTYAVDYEWINHSLAPTTIAKHDFRVLIGANCAKPYSASVFNISAMSFGSLSANAIRALNEGARRGGFYHDTGEGSISPYHREMGGDLVWEIGSGYFGCRDEKGGFSEERFAINAALEQVKMIEIKLSQGAKPGHGGVLPAPKVTAEISVTRGVPMGVDCVSPSRHSAFSTPVELLQFVVRLRELSGGKPVGFKLAIGHPWEWFGIAKAMHETSLLPDFIVVDGAEGGTGAAPAEFVDHVGVPMHEALLLVHNTLVGLDLREHIRIGAAGKITSAFDIARTIAMGADWCNAGRGFMFALGCIQSLSCHTGKCPTGIATQDPARWKHLDAPDKATRVYSFHEHTLHALKELLCAAGLNDPAELGPEHILRRVSPVEIRSLASLYRYLEPGELLHKVPDHAVFHSFWADARSDSFQPPPKIQALRASKSR
- a CDS encoding DUF6164 family protein, with product MAKLLLNLRNVGNDEYADVCTLLDQHGIAWYRTEPSPWGISNGGLWLREDTDQPRAKALMAEYQAARGVRVRAEREQALRDGTAETFGSLFRRRPGFVVLVLLGMAVAAALVLLPFMLLRG
- a CDS encoding sulfurtransferase produces the protein MIANTAAYHFAVIDAPQALCDQLQARAEASGLQGTILVAGEGLNLFLAGAPSAIDGFYAELRADARFADMRVKTSFSEHQPFARLKAKVKDEIISFRRDDGQPLDYPRAPAIDPATVQRWLRQGHDDAGKPVVMLDTRNLQEIEYGTFKDALVLPIHKFTDLPEALAPHREALKDSTVVSFCTGGIRCEKAALWMLNDGMDNVLQLDGGILGYFEEVGGEGYEGRCFVFDERVALDAELKPLVDEPLAAPRPSAF
- a CDS encoding FKBP-type peptidyl-prolyl cis-trans isomerase, which codes for MRRLLLPLLLSLAAVGCSSEPPGPPPGGTIAAFERIDTQPGTGAEAVPGQKVSVHYTGWIYDERADNKHGKTFDSSVERGEPFTFTLGAGQVIRGWDEGVAGMKVGGKRTLMIPPEFGYGDRQVGPIPAGSSLVFDVELLNVQQ
- a CDS encoding TIGR03862 family flavoprotein, with product MSSSEVRPPRRVAVIGGGPAGLFAAERLRAAGIDVDLYEAKGSPGRKFLIAGKGGLNLTHSDPRPLFDSRYREQAASVGQWLDGFDAQALRDWAAGFGVETYVGSSGRVFPVDRKAAPLLRGWVRRLKEQGVRLHVNHRWLGWSEDGALRFATETGVLDVRADATVLALGGGSWPQLGSDGAWVPVLQARAVDVAPLQSANCGFDVAWTPFFAQRHAGAPLKPVVAHWHGLDGEPRSLQGECVASEYGIEGSLIYALSADLRDTINRDGHATLWLDLVPGRDEARLQADLSQPRKGRSFGEHLRRQAGLDAVKTALVFETLGKDAGNDLSAVVTTLKRLPLRLLRPRPMAEVISTAGGVRLDALTDGLMLRAVPGVFCAGEMLDWEAPTGGYLLTACYASGRRAAEGVTAWLATR
- a CDS encoding GNAT family N-acetyltransferase is translated as MQFRTGTNDDVSTLWALRTRCVRELCSSHYPPEVIAPWSASPPPVQYSRLLGQGGCVVAEDDRGEVLGFGVLDAEGNEIDALFVDPAQGGQGIGQALMQRLLALADPMREVVLSASLNAVPFYQRQGFVAEREELYPHPSGVALASVKMRRPA